The region aGCAATTCAATAAATCAGTTTGTTTGATGTAATATTTGATTTTTAGCACAATTTCTGTGTtattatagctttttttttttttaaagccacttAACAGTAAAAATCCTCGGAACTTTATTTACAAAATTGAAGAAACAAATTGCCTCTTCGATTTCAACGACAGGCAGGAGGGACGCATTTGAATGGATTCTTCACAGCAAAAGTCCAATAATTAAAGTTACAGTTTTGGCTTGGCATCATTCTGACCCTCAATAGCCagttttcatttagttttttaatgcatcactaaatatattattcattaCAAATTATGAGGAGTTGGTTTgttgtgcatgtttgtttttatccaaCTAAACTGACTAACAGTCTGTATTAGAACAAGATTTTGCAGCAATGGTCAATTCTCCCTATACATCCACATAATGCCCACTAAGAATTCACTAAATTGGATGAGAATAAAGCATTTAAGTTGGTTTCAGAGGGAATAAGGAGATCATTGTGACTCTAGGTAACAACACATCAGTTATCAGCGTGACATTAGAGTCCCGGTATTCAGCGTTGGTGGGACCGGTGGGCCAGCAGGTTAATGAAGGCAATGGGATTAATACCCGGGGAGTGGTGGAACGCCCTCGGGGACATGAGCAGAGACGCTGCATCATTAGAGCCCCATTAACCTCCGAGCCATACACAACAAGGACTGCATGTTTCACTCAATAAGGGACAAATTGTGCTCTGCCTTTGTTCACATCCAGGAAGAAGTTACTTTGGGGTTAACTTTTACACACATATGTTTATTATAAGAGGATGAtattgaatatatataatagatttaacttttcacagtgtgttggGACATTTACTCCGAGAACTGATGCTTTAAAAGCTTTACTAAACGTGTGGTTCAGTTTCCATAATGAGTGAAACACTCATCAAACAGTTTACATTCTATAGTGAGgtattctttttctctttcccctCAGAAAATAATCCTTTGTATTTCATGCTCAAACTGGGGCTACAGTTATATACTCCGTCTTGATTGAACATAAACAGGAATGTTTGAAATCACTGCGTTGGACTGCGACTGCCCTCCACTCCGTCTGTATGTTTATACTTCCTGTGAGAGGCCCTCTATTTATGGACAACTGAAGAACACAAATAATCATCCCCCTCCGGTGAAAAATCTGCTTTTATTATCTGCAAAGTTTTGCAATGCCTTTGTGTACGCTCACGCTGCCTTCTGATTGCCTGTTTATTATTCCAGCGTTTCTGCTGAGCCAATGGGGATCCGGCCAATTCCAAAAAGGTGCCAAGCCTTTTCCTGTCTTGTGACATCATTGTGCGTTCCCCTAAAGCACACTGATCCGTGTCTCGTCTGCACAGCCTGGGTGGCACACATCACACGCAACACAAGGTTAAACACAAGGTGCACACGTTTTAGACTGTGCCCTTTGGACGTGTATCAAAGGACATCTCTGGTCCTGGATACGATCACACCGCATGCCTAAACCGTGGCGTCATTCTTCACGACCAGTGTGCCTTTTTTTGCTGTGATGAAACGCTGACCTGTTATGGCTTCACATTTTCAGTTGAAATCTGTAATTTGGCATTTTAAACATGGTGTGTGTCCACAAGCCTTCAACCAGATTTACACAAGCATCTATTTAGCATTTTCTCAAATGTCCAAAGGCGTACAATTCCTCCGTAGCGTGTGTCCACTTTTATCCAAATATCTCAAGAAATAATGCTTCAACATTGTAACTTTGACATCGATCATTTACCTCAAGGGCCATACAGCTTTTAGACAAAAgctttatgttgttttatgaTCTCAGGATGAAAATCTTTGCAAATGAATGTTTCTCTAAAAGAATGGAGACATTTCAGTCATCATTAAAGTTTTTAGTCTTCTTTCTGCAAGTTCATtcttaaatgcaaaaatacatgaTCAAAACaagttttctttgtcttttggaaaatgagagattaaaaaaatgcaggTTGAGGTTGTCTGAAAGCATGAGCAGTAAATCAACAACATTTTGAAACTTTCAGTCAACCATTTTACCAAATACTTTAGAAGCCAAATTACCAATCACCCCTCTCATATTTCTGTCCTCATATGTTTACATAAATCAAGTAAGTGCAGCACAGGTGTCTGCGCTATTTAAACATCAAATGCTGCTGAACCTGCACAGAAATGTTTTTCGGCATGAAGTATCTTCCCTTCTCGATGCCAGGTTAGCGATATAATATTAGAGCCTACCTTGGATCAAACTGATTTATGTAAAGACAATGTTTTATATTCGCTggaattttcatttatttaatttaatctttatttaatcaggcagtctcattgagattaacatctcttttccaagagagACTTGAGAACAAGAAACATTCACATGAACACACTcagcaaaacagaaacaacacaataaacagGCATTAAAATACTCCTGAAAGTTAGATTCccatgtattttcacagtgttatCAGTTGACAACTCTCTAGAACCAACAGTTGATTAATAAGAGTGTAATCTGTGATTTCAGTAGATCCATTTTTGAATTGATGATGAAAAAAGGACACAGCGAAACCTTCTGAACTTTTGAAAtttgttaaaatgtttattgCCAATTGAGCCTCATTTGATTGCAGAAGTTAGAGTTCTGCACATTTGGTTGCATTTTCTATAAAGTGGGTCTCCAACTCAGTGTGCAGTGAATTCTCAGAAACACACCTGTGCTTGTGCATAAAAGGCATCCATGCTTGCATGTTTTTGATTTAAGAGATGATTCTCCTCCTAAACTTGAAGTTTTTACATCTACAGTTACATTATAATTCACAATAAAACAGATTCATCTCGCTGCACAAATCTGGTGACAAATAATCTCTGACGATGCACTATGATTTTCGGTTGTTTTGCTGTTTCAGTTTGAAATGTTTAAACAACTATCAGATGTGTCATTATCATATTCCTCCTGCAGTGAAAAGATGATAAAAGGGGGCGGAAATATGAAATTCCATCCTTATGCTTTCATAATTTGATGCCTGATCTCATGGTGCTGTCACACAGCTGGTGGTAGCTGCTTATTTTCAACAGCAGTAAAGGTCAGGGGACCTTTAACAGGTACTCAGAGCTGCCATATGCGCAGAGATGCACACAtaatcatatttcttttttaatttgtatcatATTttcaacaaaatatttcttcaaattcattttctctttcattttgtttgcggctccttttttttctcagccACAACAGTGATTAATGCACCAAAAAGTCTGATTTTCCAACTTTAATGGCTTTCATTATTCACCTATTAAAAGAAACGGTGTGGAGTCAGTGGTACACAATGTGGCTACTTAAAGTCTTTATTGTGGACAACAACTGTTCTGAGTTTCCATGTGTGTATCAAATAAAATGCCCTCTCAACAAAGAGCTGCTTTCTAGATGTTAATGTATTCAATGATCAGCAGACTCCAGATGCAGGAGgtatgtttgtttctgtttagcCTCCTATGTTTCCTTGCCTCCAGTGCAGTCCTGTCCTCTGATCTTATCTACTCCTGACTCCTTTAATATTCACTTTCTAAGGCCCTGTTAAAGGTATGGATGAAACCAAGTGTGGACCTGAAAAAGTTTGGTTACCAACCAGAGGACCTTTCATTTCTGACTGAGACTCAAAATGGAAAATCTGGAATTCCACTTAAAATTGTGGGACTGGCCGTAAAGTCTGCACCTGTTGAGCTCAGAAATAAACGTTTtaatgcaaaaacatgaaacaaacttAAGTCATCTTGagtgtatatattgttacatttATTCTAACTCTCTATTGCATTAATTATCAGGCTTTTTTTCCAGgaagtttcatttaaaaaaaaaaaaaactaattaaagatttttataaatgcaaaaaaataaatacaagtataaactgTACTAAAACTtgacataattaaaaaaatctggacgcaataataatgaataataaatatgctATTGTCATGTAATTTATGAATAACCTCTCTGACGTGGTATGTAACTTGTCAGCCGCTGATGCACGTGAATGCACTGCCATATTTGGTTACAAAACTTtgagcttttattatgaaaaaaaagaaactgtctataaaaatgttataattacttttttttataattaggGGCCCATGATTACAACCAATGTCAAGAACCAaatgcattaattaatttaacataataataatagaggTTGTTTAATAACATGTAATTAAAATCGCagaagttatagtttttttttataataaaataacattcagAGCAAATGAATCATTTGGAAACATGGATATATGTTACTCAGATAATtagagaaatggagaaaaaaactaaaatgtaattTGATAGTGCAGTCAATTTAGtctagttattattattcaacTCTTGGTCGTCGTCTGACACAACAGTTCTCGTATATAGGCTTAGTCAGGGGGTTTATATGTGTCatgcatttctgtttttctcctaATTGCTGGATGATAAATTCTCGTGCGTTTCTCAGTTACTCCCCCTCctccctaacacacacacacacacacacacatagacacacccgcacacgcacacacacacacagcctgaaaTGTCGACGGCTGCAGTAGGCCTGTTAAAGTTAGAAGCTTTGGAAAAACATCCTGATCTTTACGCATCGTTTTACAGCCAAATAATCACAGTAACTCCACATCACAGTCAGACTGTCTACCTTCTTTTCTTCCAGCCTACCTTTGTCTCAGCTCGGTCAGTCTGCTCCATGTTCCTCCCTGCAGGTGGccccttttttattattattattattattattaataataatccatGTTAATCAAAGTGATCTGAATGCAGCACTACAGACTCACAGCTCACTTGGTGTCTGTGTGGAAAAGCAAAGCTCCtcttagctctctctctctgcagagtaatgctgctctgctgcacggCGACTCTCTGCTCAGTCTGAACATCTGCTCGTTTCacgtgactttttttaaaaatactaaCATCTGTTCTAAATAGGTTTCATTCTGTGCCTCTGCATCGTGTCAATTGCCAACTCCTctctgctgcaaaaaaaaagggtgCAGAGGGAACTTATTTAAGCCTATTGCATTGCATCAGGgctggaaataaataaataaaaaaaagaacaaacttCAGCTTTTTTTATGATAGATATTATTTATTGTAAACCCTGATTATTTATCTAGTACTGCAGTGAAACGTTGTGTTTATTGATctcggctgtgtgtgtgtgtgaagcattCCAGTGTGAATATATAtgcctctatgtgtgtgtgtgtgtgtgtgtgtgtgtgtacagaccTACACAGGGCTATACCTTCACGGCCTCCTTAAATTTCATAGACATCTGGGAATTCCATACATGCCTCGCAAGCCAATTACACACCTTCAAAAAGGGGCACACACTTTGATTTTGGACAGTGCATGAGAAACACTTTCCCACATCACTGACATCAATCACAGTATGAAAGATTTATTTACTGACTTTTTATCTGCAAAATCACAAGAGATTATTGCCAGTTTCCTACAAAATAATCCCAttcaattgtttgttttttatcatcatggatatatatatagagagagaaagatttatattgttttgctgCAATAAAACAGTATGAAGAAAGTTCTAAAATCCTGTGCACTACTTTTCTGTTTATGTTGAGCTGCAGGCAGAAGAGAGACTGTAGCCTATATGGGCCCACTAGCAGGTTGACATGACCCCAGTGTAACTTATTTACTTATAATGGTGAGTCTCAGCTCCTTAATCCAACTGTAAACAAATccaggaaaaagagagagtgagagagaaactgGAGACTTCATGAGGCTTTtcaaattttaattaaaatggaATTTTAACCTCGTTTATACAGactgactcttgttttttttgcagcaataaaactttttttctcacttttaaaTGTGTCTTAAATAGTTATAAATGacgagaaaaatgtatttttctttgttcctttttttttggatgtgtaacaatgtatatataaaaaatagctGCATGTTTCTCCACCGCCTCCACTCGAGCCAATAATAACTCCATCTGTTTTCCCAAGTGACTGGCGATGTACTGGAAGCTTTTGTCATTAAATCTGATGTGAAGTACAGTCCACGTGATGCATGCATGAAAGATGTTTCATTTCATATATGTTGCCTATACCAAATTCCAGTGTATTTTGTCTTAATTGTAAGATTAATTTGTTAATtcttaacataaaaaaagaaagtcaaacACTTTAatcgtcattttttttaatgcaaaaaaatatacaaacatttacaaaaaaaaaacgataataaaaaataggaaTGCATTTGTATTTCAGACAATTCCTCAAAGTAACACGTttcaccaataaataaataaatgtattctgaaaatattttttttttgttgcacagGTTAGATCCACACAGTCTTAGCCTATAATGTGAGCTACACCACCAGTTGACAGTCTCACAACTGCTTCAATAATGCACTTTGATCTCCACAGAAAGAAGTCCGAagacatgcatttaaaaaaaaaaaaaaaaatgtcttttccctttttgtttttagaaaaacCACATGATATTTTCAACATTCGTCGTCAACAACATGAAAACGCACCAGAGTGTTATGGAGCTTTTACGCGCGTCTGCAGGCCTCTGCTGCGTAATGAGCTTCTTTTTCTGTCGTCTTTGGTTTTAAATAGAGTGATCCCATGTATCCAGCATTGGACTCCAGATTTGTCCCGTCAGATAAGTAGATTCAGCAGTCACCTGTAGGGTTAAGACAAAGCATTTATATCACCAAACTGTGCAGAGAGAAGTAACATAATTTGGGTTGCATTAGACCagccatttatttaatttatttaaaaaaaggatccccattagctgatagtGTTTTTAGTCTCTGCTGTCatctaatttattttattatttaacctttatttaaccagttagtactcattgagattaataATCTCGTGAGTGAGGTGGCACTATGATTAGTAACATTAATATACCTGAAAACAAAGAAGTGGTCTAAAATGCAATTACATGCATAgtcgtttttaaaaaataaaaaaataaaaaaagtaaagttatcTTGCCAAAACAATGACTCAGAcaagaatttatttatttgattatttaaaaaggaaccccattagctgataccaatggcaccagctataGTCTTCCCATGGGGACCGAAATCAAgtaatttatcacatacatactatacactaataacattttccaaacacatataaatttcacattcatacacaatcttccacaaccatttagcctcaaggcccatcatcatAAGGGgaaaatgaacaaaagaaaaaccatacatgaccaacactggactataTGGATCAGCTGCTTAAAAGTAATAACCCATAAAAGAACATTttctagtgttttttttttctttttcccccccCACATTTTTAGGGCTCATGCATTtttttagctggaaaatgaatCGTACCATTTAGGGGTCAAAATTTCTCCAGATGTTAGTGAGATGTTGACATGGACCAAGCGCCCTCCATCCTCCACACAGAGAAGGCGTAGCTCAGCCTCTCGTGAGCCACATAACTACAACTTGCCATTTTGGAGTCCAGCTCGTCGCTCTGCAGCACCTGGTAGAGGAAGTCGATGTATCTGGCTGCGAGTTTAAGGGTCTGTATTTTGCTGAGTTTGTCTGAAGGCAAAGTGGGGATAATTTTCCGCAGAGACGTGAACGCCTCGTTGAGAGACTgcgtcctctgtctctctcggaCGTTGGCCATGACGCGCTGAGACTGGAGCTCCTCGAAGGActgtgggctgctgctgctggacttcTTGCCTCTTTTCCCAGGGGTGTCTGAGTCCTCCCCGTTCTTCCTGCTCGgtctcctctttctcccacaCCTCTTAGGCTGTCTGTccaactcttcttcttcttcttcctcgctGTTGTTGCTCAGGCTGTCCAcaggagagacaggaggagagctgctcgACGACTCTTCTCCCAGGTTTTCCTCAGACATCTCCACAAGGGTGGCCAGAAAGTGTCCAAAAAGTGATTCCCCCTCTCATGAAGTCAAGGAAATTGGTCCACCTGTAGGTCTGTGTGGCTTTTTGAAGGACACCAAAGTATCCATAGATGATGGGAGATCCTGGGAGGACAAGTCTTCTACTTCTAATACTTGAGAAACTTAGGCTGTTCTTATAGGCTGCATggagtaaacttttttttggggAGGGACTGGATTGGTTAAGGAGATGAAGTACGTGCAGCTGAGGGGTGGGAGCATCCAATGAACTATCAGGATCACTCCTAATACTAAAGTCAGAGTTGGAAAAGATAACTTTATTTCACTAAATTACACCATTTAAATAAGTTTATTATTACAAAAACAACCAGAATATATGATTTTTATTAGATGTTTTCGTTTAAATAAGTTCACATAAGCAAGGGGAATAATAACTTGTCTCATTATGGTTgaaatcacattaaaaaaacaggcacatttaatttaaattgcCACTTTATATCAATTGCTTCTGGTCTGTGCATCCAATGAACTAGAATCACTCCTAATACTAAAGTCAGAGTTGGAAAAGTTAACGTTATTTCACATCATTAcactatttaaataaaaaaaaaagttgattattacaaaaacaaccaaaatatatgattatttttctttttctgaattttgttaatacaactcgGACAATccattgcacaaacatgtttggactgatagatatcccagccatgacaatacccagagggcactcaaaaaaaacaagtgtacaaaaataaatataaataaatagataaataaataaaataaaataaataaacataaatcatgATAAATTGTTAGAGGTCTAGGACAGTACACCGTATCATCTAGGGTACtgacatgcataaaacaagcgCAGGAGTTAAGCCGAAGagttgaacacaaagacaaatcagGGGTCCTTCCCATGTTTCGTTTGAAATATTCCTggtaaaatacatacacacatatcctttatccatatatatatatacatacatacatacatacatacacatatacatatacatacacacatacatacacatacatacacacacatacatcaaatTTTAATCAGCcaaaaaatatatgatttttATTAGATATTTTCGTTTAAATAAGTTCACATAAGCAAGGGGGAATAATAACGTGTCTCATAATGGTTgaaatcacataaaaaaaaacaggcacatTTTAAATTAACACATTATCAATTGCTTTTCCGTCTGTGTGCACAAACAATGCATATTTTGTATCCCTTCTTCCATCCATCGGCACCTCAATAAAATGCCTATCGTCCCTTCACACCACTGCTGCTATATGTTTGCTATAATCTCCTGTAATTGTATGAGCTGACACTTCTTTCTCTCTATTATGCAACCCTTGGCACATCTCTGTGGGCCAGACCCACACAGATTTTGGATTTATGTTTCCATCTAGTCTTTCTTAAACCAAGTGAGATCAAAAGACTTTCATATAGAGGCAACATATgatcccaatctcacatttttgACATGCAGCCAGTTCTTCAGattttcaaacttttccttAGAGGACTGCTGCGTGCTCTAATTATATCCCCCACAAGAGGGCATGTTTTTTGTAtgctgtaatatatatattctaccataaaatatatgtaaaactgtggtaaaataaagtttatgtTTCTTTCTTCCTCCATAAAACAATACAAGAAGTGATTATTCCCTTTTGGCTCTAGTCCGAGAGGAGAAAAGGGCAGCTCTGTGTTTAAGACCGTCTGGTATTTACTAGGTTGGTGATACAATATCCATCTTGTTTAGTGGAGGATTACTTTGTTTAGGTTGAGATGGCTGTGGTCCACAGGAGCAGCATCTGGTTCAGGAAACAGGGGGGCAGTCGGGGTCAGAGGTCGCAACACCAACGAACATCTATTTACATCCTCGTGGAGGCCTGAGAGTGAAGTATTGTTCCAGGGGAAACACAGGCTTGTTTAAGtgtaacattttacattttaaccaaagaaaatgtcacatttgctccattttcgGGCTCAAAAATGCACGCTCGTTCATTCATATCACCGTGCTGCAAAGTAAAGGTGgaatttatttaaaagtttGGAACTTATCTGTTTATAGACGACGATGCTGACTGGGAATagcgagagaaagagaagcTCAAGCCCCTTCAAGGTGAGTGTACCTGTCTGGTGgctctgtccatggtgctgatctCAGCACACACATACCACTCTCTACCTGCTGCACCTCACAGGTAAGCAGGTGGAGCTCCAACCGCCTTGTCTGAATCCTTTTAGTGTCATTTTTCCTGCTGCATCTCGTAACAAAAGTGGCAGCAAGTCATTAGGTTTTACTTTTATAGTTAATCTTGACAGCTTGcttttgtttctttaaaataaaaacctgaTTATGTGTTAATATTTACACGCTGCATATTTCATGCAGCGTGTACGCAAAGATTAACTTTTCACATCTGTGAATGTGCTATTCCATATGCTTTTTAGGTATTTTTTGGCTTACATTTTGCCTTTACAGTAGTCAAAtttaacaaaatacatttactcaagtactgtacttgagtatgTCAATTCTATGCTCCTTATAACTGCATTCCAGTGGGAAATATGTTgtctttactccactacattactACATGATGCATTATTATGGGCTGAGATACCTAACAGTGAAG is a window of Sebastes umbrosus isolate fSebUmb1 chromosome 11, fSebUmb1.pri, whole genome shotgun sequence DNA encoding:
- the twist1b gene encoding twist-related protein 1b isoform X1, giving the protein MSEENLGEESSSSSPPVSPVDSLSNNSEEEEEEELDRQPKRCGRKRRPSRKNGEDSDTPGKRGKKSSSSSPQSFEELQSQRVMANVRERQRTQSLNEAFTSLRKIIPTLPSDKLSKIQTLKLAARYIDFLYQVLQSDELDSKMASCSYVAHERLSYAFSVWRMEGAWSMSTSH
- the twist1b gene encoding twist-related protein 1b isoform X2, with protein sequence MSEENLGEESSSSSPPVSPVDSLSNNSEEEEEEELDRQPKRCGRKRRPSRKNGEDSDTPGKRGKKSSSSSPQSFEELQSQRVMANVRERQRTQSLNEAFTSLRKIIPTLPSDKLSKIQTLKLAARYIDFLYQVLQSDELDSKMVTAESTYLTGQIWSPMLDTWDHSI